In the genome of Asterias amurensis chromosome 16, ASM3211899v1, one region contains:
- the LOC139948745 gene encoding monocarboxylate transporter 14-like isoform X2, which translates to MFSSCMTWVALAKSLAVMLPTLQEQFGASTWLVGWIVAMVDGSVELAGPIAPILRDTFGVRMVFMASGVVVGISFTSAAFSTSLSTIACILAVVAGPTLGLANLLSRDLIGRCFEKYHTTALSIAGFGVSMGYVIFAPLTQFLLDLYGWKATMMLLGAIICNLTVCGALLKPRDKTTSGHGDYQAVDKDGDQRVNKDDDQRADKDGDQCADKDGDQQVDKYGDQQVNKGGGRRAVDDQEDREYPQSRASNHKTIRKFITSNLNLYLFTSVRYWLVTFVTVMTWLTFAAWMIYFVPYVTISKGYSLHEAANFVLIFGVGKLVGCLLVGQTIPACRKIGIGANVWMLVSTFVLATYFFVDPWLTASWAISVNASVLGCFHSFTFVLYDVITKEAIGVDQLGSALGWIGLKAGIVRFAFLFFPGLVFDTLGSYTVAFVIMGGMNVLGGVAMLALTWLQRHRKDTAI; encoded by the exons ATGTTTTCAAGTTGTATGACTTGGGTCGCCTTAGCAAAGAGCCTGGCTGTGATGCTGCCGACACTACAGGAGCAGTTTGGCGCTTCAACGTGGCTGGTTGGTTGGATTGTAGCTATGGTAGACGGCTCTGTTGAACTTGCAG GTCCGATTGCACCAATACTAAGGGATACGTTTGGAGTTAGGATGGTGTTCATGGCCAGCGGCGTTGTAGTTGGCATATCATTTACAAGTGCAGCTTTTTCAACCAGTTTGTCGACAATAGCCTGCATTCTTGCAGTTGTTGCTG GACCCACACTTGGACTGGCCAACTTATTATCCCGAGATCTGATTGGTCGTTGCTTTGAAAAATACCACACAACGGCGTTAAGCATAGCTGGATTTGGTGTCTCTATGGGGTATGTCATCTTTGCTCCTCTGACGCAGTTCCTATTGGACCTCTATGGTTGGAAAGCAACGATGATGCTCCTTGGTGCAATTATCTGCAATCTCACCGTGTGCGGCGCACTCCTCAAACCACGAGATAAGACTACATCCGGTCATGGAGACTATCAAGCGGTCGACAAAGATGGCGACCAGCGGGTCAACAAAGATGACGACCAGCGGGCCGACAAAGATGGCGACCAGTGTGCCGACAAAGATGGCGACCAGCAGGTCGACAAATATGGCGACCAGCAGGTCAACAAAGGTGGCGGCAGGCGGGCCGTCGACGATCAAGAAGACAGAGAATATCCACAGAGTCGCGCGTCGAATCACAAAACAATTCGTAAATTTATCACCTCGAATCTTAATCTGTATTTATTCACTTCAGTCCGTTACTGGCTTGTCACATTCGTCACGGTCATGACGTGGCTCACGTTCGCTGCGTGGATGATCTACTTCGTACCCTACGTCACTATCTCCAAGGGATACTCGCTCCACGAAGCTGCCAACTTTGTTTTAATCTTCGGTGTTGGGAAGCTAGTGGGATGTTTACTAGTGGGACAAACCATCCCCGCTTGTAGAAAAATCGGTATCGGTGCTAATGTGTGGATGTTGGTGtcaacttttgttttagccacgTACTTTTTCGTTGATCCGTGGTTGACTGCTAGCTGGGCTATTTCTGTCAATGCGTCCGTTTTGGGATGTTTTCATTCTTTTACGTTTGTACTGTATGACGTCATCACTAAGGAGGCAATCGGTGTGGATCAGTTGGGAagtgccctggggtggattgGACTCAAAGCTGGTATCGTGAGATTTGCATTCCTGTTCTTTCCAG GTTTGGTGTTCGACACACTCGGTAGCTACACTGTAGCATTCGTCATCATGGGAGGAATGAATGTGCTTGGCGGCGTTGCCATGCTGGCTCTGACATGGCTACAAAGACACCGCAAAGACACTGccatttaa
- the LOC139948745 gene encoding monocarboxylate transporter 14-like isoform X3: MVFMASGVVVGISFTSAAFSTSLSTIACILAVVAGPTLGLANLLSRDLIGRCFEKYHTTALSIAGFGVSMGYVIFAPLTQFLLDLYGWKATMMLLGAIICNLTVCGALLKPRDKTTSGHGDYQAVDKDGDQRVNKDDDQRADKDGDQCADKDGDQQVDKYGDQQVNKGGGRRAVDDQEDREYPQSRASNHKTIRKFITSNLNLYLFTSVRYWLVTFVTVMTWLTFAAWMIYFVPYVTISKGYSLHEAANFVLIFGVGKLVGCLLVGQTIPACRKIGIGANVWMLVSTFVLATYFFVDPWLTASWAISVNASVLGCFHSFTFVLYDVITKEAIGVDQLGSALGWIGLKAGIVRFAFLFFPGLVFDTLGSYTVAFVIMGGMNVLGGVAMLALTWLQRHRKDTAI; the protein is encoded by the exons ATGGTGTTCATGGCCAGCGGCGTTGTAGTTGGCATATCATTTACAAGTGCAGCTTTTTCAACCAGTTTGTCGACAATAGCCTGCATTCTTGCAGTTGTTGCTG GACCCACACTTGGACTGGCCAACTTATTATCCCGAGATCTGATTGGTCGTTGCTTTGAAAAATACCACACAACGGCGTTAAGCATAGCTGGATTTGGTGTCTCTATGGGGTATGTCATCTTTGCTCCTCTGACGCAGTTCCTATTGGACCTCTATGGTTGGAAAGCAACGATGATGCTCCTTGGTGCAATTATCTGCAATCTCACCGTGTGCGGCGCACTCCTCAAACCACGAGATAAGACTACATCCGGTCATGGAGACTATCAAGCGGTCGACAAAGATGGCGACCAGCGGGTCAACAAAGATGACGACCAGCGGGCCGACAAAGATGGCGACCAGTGTGCCGACAAAGATGGCGACCAGCAGGTCGACAAATATGGCGACCAGCAGGTCAACAAAGGTGGCGGCAGGCGGGCCGTCGACGATCAAGAAGACAGAGAATATCCACAGAGTCGCGCGTCGAATCACAAAACAATTCGTAAATTTATCACCTCGAATCTTAATCTGTATTTATTCACTTCAGTCCGTTACTGGCTTGTCACATTCGTCACGGTCATGACGTGGCTCACGTTCGCTGCGTGGATGATCTACTTCGTACCCTACGTCACTATCTCCAAGGGATACTCGCTCCACGAAGCTGCCAACTTTGTTTTAATCTTCGGTGTTGGGAAGCTAGTGGGATGTTTACTAGTGGGACAAACCATCCCCGCTTGTAGAAAAATCGGTATCGGTGCTAATGTGTGGATGTTGGTGtcaacttttgttttagccacgTACTTTTTCGTTGATCCGTGGTTGACTGCTAGCTGGGCTATTTCTGTCAATGCGTCCGTTTTGGGATGTTTTCATTCTTTTACGTTTGTACTGTATGACGTCATCACTAAGGAGGCAATCGGTGTGGATCAGTTGGGAagtgccctggggtggattgGACTCAAAGCTGGTATCGTGAGATTTGCATTCCTGTTCTTTCCAG GTTTGGTGTTCGACACACTCGGTAGCTACACTGTAGCATTCGTCATCATGGGAGGAATGAATGTGCTTGGCGGCGTTGCCATGCTGGCTCTGACATGGCTACAAAGACACCGCAAAGACACTGccatttaa
- the LOC139948745 gene encoding monocarboxylate transporter 14-like isoform X1: protein MAGCAWLISYFNEIVKEGGYLGCIGVLAMFSSCMTWVALAKSLAVMLPTLQEQFGASTWLVGWIVAMVDGSVELAGPIAPILRDTFGVRMVFMASGVVVGISFTSAAFSTSLSTIACILAVVAGPTLGLANLLSRDLIGRCFEKYHTTALSIAGFGVSMGYVIFAPLTQFLLDLYGWKATMMLLGAIICNLTVCGALLKPRDKTTSGHGDYQAVDKDGDQRVNKDDDQRADKDGDQCADKDGDQQVDKYGDQQVNKGGGRRAVDDQEDREYPQSRASNHKTIRKFITSNLNLYLFTSVRYWLVTFVTVMTWLTFAAWMIYFVPYVTISKGYSLHEAANFVLIFGVGKLVGCLLVGQTIPACRKIGIGANVWMLVSTFVLATYFFVDPWLTASWAISVNASVLGCFHSFTFVLYDVITKEAIGVDQLGSALGWIGLKAGIVRFAFLFFPGLVFDTLGSYTVAFVIMGGMNVLGGVAMLALTWLQRHRKDTAI, encoded by the exons atggcAGGCTGTGCGTGGTTGATTAGTTATTTCAATGAGATAGTAAAAGAAGGTGGCTATCTCGGGTGTATTGGCGTATTGGCGATGTTTTCAAGTTGTATGACTTGGGTCGCCTTAGCAAAGAGCCTGGCTGTGATGCTGCCGACACTACAGGAGCAGTTTGGCGCTTCAACGTGGCTGGTTGGTTGGATTGTAGCTATGGTAGACGGCTCTGTTGAACTTGCAG GTCCGATTGCACCAATACTAAGGGATACGTTTGGAGTTAGGATGGTGTTCATGGCCAGCGGCGTTGTAGTTGGCATATCATTTACAAGTGCAGCTTTTTCAACCAGTTTGTCGACAATAGCCTGCATTCTTGCAGTTGTTGCTG GACCCACACTTGGACTGGCCAACTTATTATCCCGAGATCTGATTGGTCGTTGCTTTGAAAAATACCACACAACGGCGTTAAGCATAGCTGGATTTGGTGTCTCTATGGGGTATGTCATCTTTGCTCCTCTGACGCAGTTCCTATTGGACCTCTATGGTTGGAAAGCAACGATGATGCTCCTTGGTGCAATTATCTGCAATCTCACCGTGTGCGGCGCACTCCTCAAACCACGAGATAAGACTACATCCGGTCATGGAGACTATCAAGCGGTCGACAAAGATGGCGACCAGCGGGTCAACAAAGATGACGACCAGCGGGCCGACAAAGATGGCGACCAGTGTGCCGACAAAGATGGCGACCAGCAGGTCGACAAATATGGCGACCAGCAGGTCAACAAAGGTGGCGGCAGGCGGGCCGTCGACGATCAAGAAGACAGAGAATATCCACAGAGTCGCGCGTCGAATCACAAAACAATTCGTAAATTTATCACCTCGAATCTTAATCTGTATTTATTCACTTCAGTCCGTTACTGGCTTGTCACATTCGTCACGGTCATGACGTGGCTCACGTTCGCTGCGTGGATGATCTACTTCGTACCCTACGTCACTATCTCCAAGGGATACTCGCTCCACGAAGCTGCCAACTTTGTTTTAATCTTCGGTGTTGGGAAGCTAGTGGGATGTTTACTAGTGGGACAAACCATCCCCGCTTGTAGAAAAATCGGTATCGGTGCTAATGTGTGGATGTTGGTGtcaacttttgttttagccacgTACTTTTTCGTTGATCCGTGGTTGACTGCTAGCTGGGCTATTTCTGTCAATGCGTCCGTTTTGGGATGTTTTCATTCTTTTACGTTTGTACTGTATGACGTCATCACTAAGGAGGCAATCGGTGTGGATCAGTTGGGAagtgccctggggtggattgGACTCAAAGCTGGTATCGTGAGATTTGCATTCCTGTTCTTTCCAG GTTTGGTGTTCGACACACTCGGTAGCTACACTGTAGCATTCGTCATCATGGGAGGAATGAATGTGCTTGGCGGCGTTGCCATGCTGGCTCTGACATGGCTACAAAGACACCGCAAAGACACTGccatttaa
- the LOC139948746 gene encoding uncharacterized protein, whose translation MAKTKVHHRRQAPSKEVSTDDHDNHHNDNNPMNTCDRSDISCKTIIKRIVLVIILAAFVTTLSMVTVVSVRHGPQTILKGVHSFFYTDETTTATKHSRATKTVHNVPLETHVPQRKVSHEKTPNSEAKQQKPSKKVSTNGLAGKKNPEVTSKLPTQHRTDAFHETIMRKLKIRDVTVDGRSVIGQELIGNKKRPGAANIRVYQFEHFLSDYECDGLVGAHRNHVTQHSDDPIICFDSIDTLQRHLKKSHLNIKVTSQDFTEGTSCVNASFSQALGPMLGWSYSTAFYPGETRFATVFDDRVYRATGLKPSHGGKYQITSYEKGIGYKSHTDCTIGNLDPRDRMGTILVYLQDVEEGGQTEFPELGISVTPRKGRAIVWNNQNSDGKCDPYSLHVAQPVIKGHKFILQRWYYHKNFYMLGRRPMEPDLPVRKALQPRVSCDEYDHGSCRWYDEWNYDHINQYKQIKSTLH comes from the exons ATGGCTAAAACAAAGGTTCACCATCGCAGACAAGCGCCTTCAAAGGAAGTTTCCACGGATGACCACGACAATCATCACAATGACAACAATCCCATGAATACATGTGATCGGTCTGATATCTCTTGTAAGACTATTATCAAGCGAATTGTGTTGGTTATAATACTTGCTGCATTTGTAACAACACTGAGCATGGTTACTGTTGTCTCAGTACGTCATGGACCACAAACCATTTTAAAAGGTGTGCACTCGTTCTTCTACACTGACGAGACGACGACTGCAACAAAACATTCTAGAGCAACAAAAACAGTTCATAATGTTCCATTGGAGACACATGTACCACAGCGTAAGGTAAGTCATGAAAAAACACCGAACTCTGAGGCAAAGCAACAGAAGCCGAGTAAAAAGGTTTCTACAAATGGACTCGCTGGAAAGAAAAACCCGGAAGTAACATCCAAACTGCCCACGCAGCATCGAACAGACGCATTCCATGAGACCATCATGAGGAAGCTAAAGATCCGTGACGTCACAGTAGATGGACGATCTGTGATTGGTCAGGAGTTAATCGGAAACAAAAAGCGGCCAGGAGCTGCTAACATTCG AGTCTACCAGTTCGAGCACTTCTTGTCCGATTACGAATGTGATGGTTTAGTTGGCGCCCACCGGAATCACGTGACACAACATTCTGATGACCCAATCATATGCTTTGATTCCATTGATACACTCCAAAGACATCTCAAGAAATCGCATCTTAACATCAAAGTTACAAGCCAAGATTTCACGGAAG GTACTTCTTGTGTAAACGCCAGTTTTTCTCAGGCTCTCGGGCCCATGCTGGGTTGGTCATACAGCACTGCCTTCTACCCAGGGGAAACACGCTTCGCCACGGTGTTTGATGATCGAGTGTATCGTGCAACGGGACTCAAACCATCGCATGGGGGCAAATATCAAATCACCTCGTACGAAAAGGGAATAG GTTACAAAAGTCACACTGACTGTACAATAGGAAACCTGGATCCGAGAGATAGGATGGGGACCATATTAGTTTATCTTCAAGACGTAGAAGAAGGAGGTCAGACAGAATTCCCAG AGCTAGGTATAAGTGTGACTCCACGTAAGGGTCGTGCGATTGTGTGGAACAACCAGAATAGTGACGGTAAATGTGACCCATACTCCCTTCATGTGGCACAACCAGTGATCAAGGGACATAAATTCATCCTACAAAGATG GTACTACCATAAGAACTTCTACATGTTGGGCAGGAGACCCATGGAGCCAGACTTGCCCGTTCGCAAGGCGCTTCAACCACGTGTATCGTGTGATGAATATGATCATGGGAGCTGCCGTTGGTATGACGAATGGAATTATGATCACATCAACCAATATAAACAAATCAAGAGTACTTTACACTAG
- the LOC139948747 gene encoding grancalcin-like isoform X2, whose translation MAYPGYGAPQVHAPPVADPLWGWFQAVAGQDGQIEPVELQQCLTASGIAGSYQQFSLETCRVMIAMLDRDYSGKMGFTEFKELWTVINQWKQTFTQFDADRSGTIQGHELHNAIKSFGYNLSPQCLGVLIRRYEKSGHITFDDFVSCVVRLRALTATFQSRDTQRNGYANFQYDDFIKSVSCL comes from the exons ATGGCTTATCCAGGCTACGGCGCTCCTCAGGTACATGCTCCTCCAGTGGCT GATCCACTATGGGGATGGTTTCAAGCTGTGGCAGGCCAA GATGGTCAGATTGAACCAGTTGAGTTACAGCAGTGCCTTACAGCATCTGGTATAGCAGGATCATATCAAC AGTTCAGCCTGGAGACCTGTCGTGTAATGATAGCTATGCTGGAC CGAGATTACTCCGGTAAGATGGGGTTTACAGAGTTCAAGGAACTATGGACTGTCATTAACCAATGGAAGCAGACGTTCACTCAGTTTGACGCTGACAGGTCAGGAACAATACAGGGACACGAGCTGCATAATGCAATCAAGAGTTTTG GTTACAACTTGTCTCCACAATGTCTTGGTGTGTTGATCAGACGGTACGAGAAGTCAGGTCATATTACCTTTGATGACTTTGTGTCTTGTGTGGTACGCTTAAGAGCACTCACAG CCACTTTCCAGAGTAGAGACACACAGCGAAATGGTTATGCAAATTTCCAGTATGATGat TTCATCAAGTCTGTCTCTTGCCTGTAG
- the LOC139948747 gene encoding grancalcin-like isoform X1, with amino-acid sequence MAYPGYGAPQVHAPPVADPLWGWFQAVAGQDGQIEPVELQQCLTASGIAGSYQQFSLETCRVMIAMLDRDYSGKMGFTEFKELWTVINQWKQTFTQFDADRSGTIQGHELHNAIKSFGYNLSPQCLGVLIRRYEKSGHITFDDFVSCVVRLRALTATFQSRDTQRNGYANFQYDDFIRSVMTI; translated from the exons ATGGCTTATCCAGGCTACGGCGCTCCTCAGGTACATGCTCCTCCAGTGGCT GATCCACTATGGGGATGGTTTCAAGCTGTGGCAGGCCAA GATGGTCAGATTGAACCAGTTGAGTTACAGCAGTGCCTTACAGCATCTGGTATAGCAGGATCATATCAAC AGTTCAGCCTGGAGACCTGTCGTGTAATGATAGCTATGCTGGAC CGAGATTACTCCGGTAAGATGGGGTTTACAGAGTTCAAGGAACTATGGACTGTCATTAACCAATGGAAGCAGACGTTCACTCAGTTTGACGCTGACAGGTCAGGAACAATACAGGGACACGAGCTGCATAATGCAATCAAGAGTTTTG GTTACAACTTGTCTCCACAATGTCTTGGTGTGTTGATCAGACGGTACGAGAAGTCAGGTCATATTACCTTTGATGACTTTGTGTCTTGTGTGGTACGCTTAAGAGCACTCACAG CCACTTTCCAGAGTAGAGACACACAGCGAAATGGTTATGCAAATTTCCAGTATGATGat TTCATTAGAAGCGTCATGACCATTTAA